The Microbacterium sp. SORGH_AS_0862 region CGTTGAGCACGACCGCGCCCATGCCGATCAGACTCCCGTCGCCGATCGTGCAGCCGTGCACGACCGCGTTGTGCCCGATCGACACGTCCTCGCCGATCGTCACCGGATGGCCGCCGTCGACATGCACGCTCACCGAGTCCTGCACATTGCTGCGCGCCCCGACCGTGACCATGTCGCCGTCGGCGCGCAACACCGCGTTGTACCAGACGCTCGCATGCTCCCCCAACCGCACGGCGCCGATCAGGCGCGCACCGGCGGCCACGAATGCGGATGCGGGCACTTCCGGGGCGGTGTCGCCGAGAGCGATCACGGATGCGGATCCCGAGACGGTCATGCCCCGACCCTAACCGGCCGCACGCTCCAGCGCGGAGCGGATCGCCTCGGTGTATTGCGGCATGAGCGAGTCGACGAAGGTCACCGTGAGGTGGTCCTGATCCCGATAGACGTTCGCGCCGCCCACGACAGGGAAGCAGGTCGAGTCGTCGCAGTACACGTCCGTGAAGTCAAGCAGCGTCACTCCCGGCGTGCCCTCCGCTGCCTCGCGCAGCGGATCCTTGGCGACCAGGACGTCCGATCGGGCGCCGTCGCAGGCAGCCGCGTCGCGGGTGCGGAGGCACTTGTTGGGGTCGGTCTCCCAGACCGGGTTGTCGACGACGGTGATCACGGGCACGCCCGCATCCGTCAGCTTCGACCATGCCGAGCGGTAGCCCGCGACGGCGGCGTCATAGGAGGAGTCATGACCGGCCGACGCGTACGGCGTCGTCGCGAGGGCGGAGGTGAAGACCACATCCGGCTGCGCATCCACGAGCGCCTGATCCACCGCGGTACGCCACGCCGAGCACGCCGCGCCGAACGCTCCCGGCGTCGACAGCGGGGTGTCGTTCCACGGACACGCGCCCTTGAAGAAGGTCACGAGGCGCCATCCGTTCTCGTCCGCCATCCGCTCGAAGGTCGACAGCAGTTGGAACGCGTGGCTGTCGCCGATCAGCGCCACCGTGGGCGCATCCGGCGCATCGGAACCGAAGGTGCAGCTCACGGGCCGCGCATCGTTCAGCTGGACGAAGCACTGCTCGTCGGCCGGTTTGTCGACCCCGGCGAACCCCGGCGCCGGGAGGATGGCGTCGGATGCCGGCGTGTCCCGGCAGTCCGGATCGAGGACGGACTGCGCGCCGAAGCAGGACGGCGGGTCACTGCGCAGCTGCTCGAGCTGCGCGACACCGTCTCGGTAGGCGGGCGCGTTGAGCGCCCATGCACCGCCCGCGGTACCGGCCACCAGCACCATCGCTGCGAGCGACGCCCAGAGCGTCACGCGAGGGCGCCGGGAGGTGAGCACACGCCAGGACCGCGCCGGATCCTCGACGAACCTCTTGGTCAGCCACGCGAGCACGAAGCAGATGGCCAGCAGCGCGACGCGGTGGTAGATGCTCAATCCCCAGAAGGGCACGGAGGGCGCGATGATGATCAGCGGCCAGTGCCAGAGATACAGCGAGTACGAGATGTCGCCGGTGAAGCGCATCGGGGCGATCGACAGGACGCGGGTCGGGTACCACCATCGGGTGGAGTTCGAGGCTGCGATCACCGCGGCGGCGCCGACCGCCGGCAGCAGCGCGGCGTAGCCGGGGAACGGCGTCGAGGAGTCGAAACGGAAGGCCGTGTAGACGAGGGCGACGATGCCCGCCCAGCCGAGCACGAAGCTCGCCGCCGCGTTGCGCACCCGCAGCGCGGGCACGAGCGCGACCATGGCGCCGAGTCCGAACTCCCACATCCGGCCGAAGGTGACGAAGTACGCCGGCGCCGGATCGTTGAGGGTCAGGACGATGCAGAACACGAGGGATGCGGCGCTCACCGCACCCAGTGCGATCAGGACGGCGCGTCGGCGACGTCCTGCGAAGAACCGCACGCCGATCCATGCCGCGAGAAGCATGATGAGCGGCCACAGCACATAGAACTGCTCCTCTAGCGAGAGCGACCAGTAGTGCTGCACCATCGCCGCCTCCCCGGAGTTGCCGAGGTAGTCGACGGAGGCGACGGCGAGGTACCAGTTCTCGACGTAGAAGGTCGACGCGATGATCTCGCTGACCTCTCGTTGCAGCCCCGAGATGGGCATGAGGTACGGAGATGCGGCGACGATCGCACAGAAAAGCAGGACGAGGAGGGAAGCCGGCAGCAGACGGCGCGCACGCCGAGCCCAGAACTGCCCCAGGCGCACCGTCCCCGTCGCCGTCAGCTCGCGCATCAGATGCCCCGTGATCAGGAAGCCCGAGATCACGAAGAAGACGTCGACGCCGACATAGCCGCCGGGGATCCGCCCCGGCCAGAAGTGGTAGAGCACGACCAGCAGCACAGCGATCGCGCGCAGGCCCTGCACGTGCGGGATGAAGCGCGAAGGTTCCGCGTGCTCGGGCGACGCACCGGTCGGCTGACGACGGCGCAGGCGCGCCGGCTCGTCCAGATTATGCGGAGTCCGGGCGGGGTCTGAGGCTGGCACCCTCCGACGTTAGCCGCACGTTCCCCGGAATCCGGTCTACGGCACGATCTCCGATCGGGTGAGCCCAGCCTCATCTTGCTTGCGGAATTTCTCCGACTGGTTAGCGTTTGATTCAGCAGATGCGACTGCCCGAAACGGAAGGCTTTGTCATGACGAAGAACCAGACCATCCCCGCCAGCGCTGCCGACCCGACCGTCGCCGCCGGAGCCGCGCAGTTCCTCACCCCCGTCACGCTGGGCCTGCAGGCCCTCGCCGTCACCGGCAAGCAGGCGCACTGGAACGTGCGCGGCGCGAACTTCATCGCCATCCACGAGCTCCTGGACTCCGTCGTGGAGCACGCACAGGGCTGGGCGGACGAGACCGCCGAGCGCATCGTCGCCCTGGGCTTGCCGGTGGACGCCCGCCTGTCGACGATCGCGGCGAAGGTCGCTCCGTCGTCCGTGCCCGCCGGCTTCACGCAGTGGGACGAGATGATCCGCCACATCGTCGCCGACATCGACACGATCATCGTCGACGTCCAGACGGCGATCGACGGCTTGGACGAGATCGACCTCACGAGCCAGGACATCGTCATCGGCATCCGTGCCGGTCTCGAGAAGGACCGCTGGTTCCTCTCGGCCCACCTCGCCGAGTAAGCGGACCACATGAGAAGACCCCCGTCCTCCGAGGAGGCGGGGGTCTTCTCATGAGACGGGCTCAGTCGATCCGCGAGTGGTCGCCGAGCCGGTGCCACGAGCGATTGTGGTAGACCAGCGCGTCGCCGTGCTCACCGGGCTGCACGTCCCGGTTGATGCCCGACTGCAGGGCGTGGGCGGCGATGACCGTGGATCCTCCCGCGTTCATGCGCTCGATGATGGCGCAGCGCACCCAGGCCCGGACGCCGTTGTAGACGGGCTCCCCGGTGACCAGGCGGCTCCAGCTCTCGGGATCGGCGAAGCGGTCGATGCCGCTGGTCGACGCGAGCTTGGCGACGCCGAGGTCGTCGCTGTCGAGGAGGTGGACGACGACCGTGTCGGCCGCGAGGATCGCGGGGGTCGCCGACGACAGGGCGGAGACCGAGAAGATCAGCAGCGGCGGCTCCGCGCTCACCGACGAGACCGAGGTGGCGGTCAGCGCGACCGGGCCGTCCGGCCCCTCGGCCGTGATGACCGCGACTCCGCCGGGATGACCGCGGAACAGGGCCTTGAACTCGTCCGGCGACAGCGAGGTGCCGGCGAAACGGTCGCGTTCGGCGCCGTGCTCGCCGAGCGGGTTCGACAGGGGTGCGGGAGTGGTCATACGTCGACGCTACGACTTTCATGTTTCGGGCAGGGTACGGGGCGACACACAGCGCAATGCATCATCCGGCGATCGCCACCTCTGGCGCCTGAAGCACACCGTCCGTCAACAGCTGGCGCACGGCGGAGCGACCGGCTCGGTTCGCGCCGACCGTCGACTGAGAGGGGCCGTAGCCGATGAGAAAGAGCCGCGGCTCATCCAGCGCACGCGAATCCTCGACCCGGATGCCGCCGGCAGACGTCCGCAGCCGGAGGGGCGCGAGGTGGTCGAGGGCGGGGCGGAAGCCCGTCGCCCAGAGGATGACATCGGCGCGCTCGAAGGTGCCGTCCGGCATTCGTACGCCGTCCGGCTCGATCGCGCGGAACATCGGATGCCGCACCAGCACACCTCGTCGATCTGCTTCGCGCGCCCACGGGGTCCAGTGCATCCCCGTGACCGAGATGACGCTGCCGGCCGGCAACCCCTGTCGCACCCGCTCCTCGACACCGGCGATCGCGGCGACCCGCGCCGGGATGTCGAACTCGTCGTCACGCCACTCCGGCTCGCGCCGAGTCACCCAGAACGTGTCGGTCACCCGGGAGATCTCCTCGAGAAGCTGCACCCCCGACACGCCCGCTCCGACGATCACCACGCGCTTGCCGGCGAACTGCTCGGCGGAGACGTAGTCGTGCACGTGCAGCTGCGTCCCGCGGAACGTCTCACGCCCGGGCACCGCCGGCCAGTGCGGCCTCGTCCACGTCCCCGTCGCATTGATCACGTATCTCGCCGCGAACGTGCCCGCATCCGTCTCGACCCGCAACCGATCACCGGCGCGGGAGACCGCCCGGACCCGTACGGGACGGCGCACCCGGAGATCGAAGCGCTCCTCATAGGCGGCGAAGTACGGCGGAAGGACATCGCGGCTGGACGCCGCGGGGTCCGCCGGCGGCACGGGGAAGCCGGGCAGCTCGTGGATGCCGTTGACCGTCGCCATCCTCAGCGACTCCCATCGGTGCTGCCAGGCTCCGCCGGGCGCCGATTCGGCGTCGAGCACCACGAATGTGCGCGGATCGGGACTCTGCGCGTCGAGCGGACGGAATCCGCGACGGTGCAGATGGTAGGCGGCGGAGAGGCCGGCCTGACCGGCTCCGATCACGACGACATCCACGGGCACGCCGACGGCGGGATCGGATGCGGTCATGTCCTTCTCAACGCCCGCGAAGCGCGGCACATTCCGCCCTCAGGCGCTCAGCGCCTCGGCGATGGGCGTCTCACCGGCGCCGAAGCGGATCGTGCGACGGATCGTGGCAGGGCTCCCGAGCGTCGCGGCGATCACCTGGGCGACGTCGGCCCGGGAGATCTCTCCTCGACCTGTCGGCTCGGTGGTGATGCGGCCGGTCGCGTCGTCGGAGGTCAGAGTCCCGGGGCCGAGCACCGTCCACTCGAGAGAACTGCGCCGCAGGTGCTCGTCGGCCGCCAGCTTCGCGTCGGCGTAGGGGAAGAAGGAGTCGGAGGGGTCGATGCCGTGATCCGGCGAGGAGCCGATCCACGACACCATCACGAAGCGCGAGGCGCCGGCCACCTCGGCCGCATCCATGGCGCGGATGGCGGCGTCGCGATCGACGGCGTAGGTGCGAGCCGCGTCGCCTCCGCCTGCACCCGCCGACCACACGACGGCATCGTAGTCGGCAAGGGCATCGGACAGCGTCTTCGTATCCGCTGCGGCGACGTCCAGAACCAGCGCGGTGGCCCCCGCCGCGCGGACGTCGTCGACGTGGTCCGGGTTGCGTACGACGGACGTGACATCGTCGCCCCGAGCCGTGAGCAGGGGCGCCAGCAGGAGAGCGATCTTGCCGTGTCCGCCGATGATGAGGATGCGAGACATGGTCCGTCCTTTCGCGTCGTGAGCGTGTCCCCAGCCTACGTACCGGGCTCCGGCGAGGGGCCGGGCGGATCGAGGACGCCGTCGAGGTACCACCACCTGGCGCTCTGCTTCACGAATCGACTGCGCTCGTGCAGCACACCCGAGGACGAGCCATCGCGCCATGCGGCGCGGAACTCCACGGTGCCCCTGCGCTCGGCGGCCGACCCGCCGACCGTGTCCAGGATCGTCAGCCCGCGCCAGCGCACGTGACGGTCGAGGGACAGCTCCGTCGGTCGCGTGCCGGGATGCCAGGTGTCGACGAGGTAGTCCGCGTCCTCACGGACGAACGCCGTGTAGCGGGAACGCATGAGCGCCTCGGCCGTCAGCGGGGGCGTACCCGCCAGGGCCGGACCGCAGCATTCACCGAAGGAACTCCCGCTCCCACACGGGCACGGCTGGTTCTCCATCCGACGATCCTCGCCCGCGCGCCCATGCGACGCAATACTCGCCGCCGAGTCGGTGTTGTACGCGACGACCACCCGAGGAACGAGCATCATGAACAGCCCCCACACCCCTGCCGCCGCTGGCGAGATTCTGCCCGATGAGACCGCCATGGACGCCGTGACCCTGCGCGTCGGCGATCTCGAGAAGATGACGGGCTTCTACGGGTCCGCCATCGCGCTGGAGCCCATCGAGGAACGCGCGCGCGGACGCGAGGTGCATCGCGTACTCGGACGCGGCGGAGTTCCCCTGGTGCGCCTCGTGCACACGCCGGATCTCCCTCTCGCCGCGCCAGGCTCCGCCGGCCTCTTCCACACCGCGTTCCTCTTCGACGATGCCGCAACCCTGGCCGCCACCGTCTACCGAACCGCTCAGGACGGCCGCGCCCGGTTCACCGGATCGAGCGATCATCTCGTCAGCGAGGCGTTCTACTTCACGGACCCCGAGGGCAACGGAATCGAGTTGTACACCGACCGCTCGCGCGATCTCTGGCGTCACGTCGACGGAGAGGTGCAGATGGACACGGTCTTTCTTGATCCCAACGACTACCTTCGCGCCCACCTCACGCAGGAAGCGTTCGATCGCGTGTCCACCGAGCCCGGCCGAGTCGGACACGTCCATCTCCAGGTGGGCGACATCGCCCCGGCGCGTCGCTTCTACGTCGATGCCCTCGGCTTCGCACCCACCTTCACCGGTATTCCCACCGCGCTGTTCGCGTCGGCCGGCGGGTACCACCATCACGTCGCCATGAACACGTGGAACAGCGCGGGAGCAGGTCCCCGGGCGGCGAGTCTCGGCCTGGGCGAGCTGGCGCTGGCCGTGCCCGACCGTGCCGCGCTGGACGCCTTGACCGAGCGGCTGCGCAGTTCGAACCTCGCCTTCGACGACGACGGTCGCGCGGTGACGGCGCATGACCCGTGGGGCACACGGGTGACGGCGACCATTGGCGGCACGAGCACGGACGAACTGCTGACACGGTGAT contains the following coding sequences:
- a CDS encoding NAD(P)-binding domain-containing protein → MTASDPAVGVPVDVVVIGAGQAGLSAAYHLHRRGFRPLDAQSPDPRTFVVLDAESAPGGAWQHRWESLRMATVNGIHELPGFPVPPADPAASSRDVLPPYFAAYEERFDLRVRRPVRVRAVSRAGDRLRVETDAGTFAARYVINATGTWTRPHWPAVPGRETFRGTQLHVHDYVSAEQFAGKRVVIVGAGVSGVQLLEEISRVTDTFWVTRREPEWRDDEFDIPARVAAIAGVEERVRQGLPAGSVISVTGMHWTPWAREADRRGVLVRHPMFRAIEPDGVRMPDGTFERADVILWATGFRPALDHLAPLRLRTSAGGIRVEDSRALDEPRLFLIGYGPSQSTVGANRAGRSAVRQLLTDGVLQAPEVAIAG
- a CDS encoding VOC family protein; this translates as MNSPHTPAAAGEILPDETAMDAVTLRVGDLEKMTGFYGSAIALEPIEERARGREVHRVLGRGGVPLVRLVHTPDLPLAAPGSAGLFHTAFLFDDAATLAATVYRTAQDGRARFTGSSDHLVSEAFYFTDPEGNGIELYTDRSRDLWRHVDGEVQMDTVFLDPNDYLRAHLTQEAFDRVSTEPGRVGHVHLQVGDIAPARRFYVDALGFAPTFTGIPTALFASAGGYHHHVAMNTWNSAGAGPRAASLGLGELALAVPDRAALDALTERLRSSNLAFDDDGRAVTAHDPWGTRVTATIGGTSTDELLTR
- a CDS encoding flavin reductase family protein encodes the protein MTTPAPLSNPLGEHGAERDRFAGTSLSPDEFKALFRGHPGGVAVITAEGPDGPVALTATSVSSVSAEPPLLIFSVSALSSATPAILAADTVVVHLLDSDDLGVAKLASTSGIDRFADPESWSRLVTGEPVYNGVRAWVRCAIIERMNAGGSTVIAAHALQSGINRDVQPGEHGDALVYHNRSWHRLGDHSRID
- a CDS encoding gamma carbonic anhydrase family protein — translated: MTVSGSASVIALGDTAPEVPASAFVAAGARLIGAVRLGEHASVWYNAVLRADGDMVTVGARSNVQDSVSVHVDGGHPVTIGEDVSIGHNAVVHGCTIGDGSLIGMGAVVLNGARIGAGCLIAGGAVVLEGAEIPDGSLVAGVPGKVRRALTDEERAGLVRNAEAYLAHSERHASAD
- a CDS encoding Dps family protein is translated as MTKNQTIPASAADPTVAAGAAQFLTPVTLGLQALAVTGKQAHWNVRGANFIAIHELLDSVVEHAQGWADETAERIVALGLPVDARLSTIAAKVAPSSVPAGFTQWDEMIRHIVADIDTIIVDVQTAIDGLDEIDLTSQDIVIGIRAGLEKDRWFLSAHLAE
- a CDS encoding acyltransferase family protein, with the translated sequence MPASDPARTPHNLDEPARLRRRQPTGASPEHAEPSRFIPHVQGLRAIAVLLVVLYHFWPGRIPGGYVGVDVFFVISGFLITGHLMRELTATGTVRLGQFWARRARRLLPASLLVLLFCAIVAASPYLMPISGLQREVSEIIASTFYVENWYLAVASVDYLGNSGEAAMVQHYWSLSLEEQFYVLWPLIMLLAAWIGVRFFAGRRRRAVLIALGAVSAASLVFCIVLTLNDPAPAYFVTFGRMWEFGLGAMVALVPALRVRNAAASFVLGWAGIVALVYTAFRFDSSTPFPGYAALLPAVGAAAVIAASNSTRWWYPTRVLSIAPMRFTGDISYSLYLWHWPLIIIAPSVPFWGLSIYHRVALLAICFVLAWLTKRFVEDPARSWRVLTSRRPRVTLWASLAAMVLVAGTAGGAWALNAPAYRDGVAQLEQLRSDPPSCFGAQSVLDPDCRDTPASDAILPAPGFAGVDKPADEQCFVQLNDARPVSCTFGSDAPDAPTVALIGDSHAFQLLSTFERMADENGWRLVTFFKGACPWNDTPLSTPGAFGAACSAWRTAVDQALVDAQPDVVFTSALATTPYASAGHDSSYDAAVAGYRSAWSKLTDAGVPVITVVDNPVWETDPNKCLRTRDAAACDGARSDVLVAKDPLREAAEGTPGVTLLDFTDVYCDDSTCFPVVGGANVYRDQDHLTVTFVDSLMPQYTEAIRSALERAAG
- a CDS encoding YchJ family protein; translated protein: MRSRYTAFVREDADYLVDTWHPGTRPTELSLDRHVRWRGLTILDTVGGSAAERRGTVEFRAAWRDGSSSGVLHERSRFVKQSARWWYLDGVLDPPGPSPEPGT
- a CDS encoding SDR family oxidoreductase, producing MSRILIIGGHGKIALLLAPLLTARGDDVTSVVRNPDHVDDVRAAGATALVLDVAAADTKTLSDALADYDAVVWSAGAGGGDAARTYAVDRDAAIRAMDAAEVAGASRFVMVSWIGSSPDHGIDPSDSFFPYADAKLAADEHLRRSSLEWTVLGPGTLTSDDATGRITTEPTGRGEISRADVAQVIAATLGSPATIRRTIRFGAGETPIAEALSA